Proteins from a single region of Flavobacterium sp. YJ01:
- a CDS encoding ferritin-like domain-containing protein, with protein MKTADSKKETTSKKETTPRGVTKPKSNAASGLTELFEDGLKDIYWAEKALTKALPTMVKNASSVELKDAIDNHLTETEEQIVRLEQVFKIIGQKPSAKKCDAMEGLIEEAKGMLEETEIGVVRDAAIIAASQKIEHYEIATYGTLRQFAETLGLPEAATLLEQTLDEEKGADKILTEVAVNAINLEAAEIE; from the coding sequence ATGAAAACTGCAGATAGTAAAAAAGAAACTACTTCAAAAAAAGAAACAACTCCAAGAGGAGTTACTAAACCAAAATCGAACGCAGCATCTGGATTGACAGAATTGTTTGAAGATGGATTAAAAGATATTTATTGGGCAGAAAAAGCTTTGACAAAAGCATTGCCAACAATGGTAAAAAATGCTTCTTCGGTTGAGTTAAAAGATGCAATCGATAATCATTTGACAGAAACTGAAGAGCAAATTGTTCGTTTAGAGCAAGTCTTTAAAATTATTGGACAAAAACCTAGTGCCAAAAAATGTGACGCTATGGAAGGTCTAATTGAAGAAGCAAAAGGAATGCTTGAAGAAACTGAAATAGGAGTAGTGCGTGATGCTGCAATTATTGCTGCGAGCCAGAAAATTGAGCATTACGAAATTGCAACTTATGGTACTTTAAGACAATTTGCCGAAACTCTTGGTTTGCCAGAAGCAGCAACTTTGCTAGAACAAACCCTAGATGAAGAAAAAGGTGCTGATAAAATACTGACAGAAGTCGCTGTAAATGCCATTAATCTCGAAGCCGCAGAAATCGAATAA